A region of Granulibacter bethesdensis DNA encodes the following proteins:
- the sppA gene encoding signal peptide peptidase SppA: MTSDLASRPPVPPDQDWLIDRHHLKRRLLLWRLVAIGLLVLGGLALVRASHVVASGPHLTRIRISGIITYDRPLLEAISHAADDSSVKAVLLEINSPGGTVAGGEALHDALARLAARKPLVTTMESVAASAGYMIAAPSARIFARQATLTGSIGVLMQSAELSGLLGKLGVGSNTIVSGPMKDQPSLTAPLSPEGRQMLQGIVNDMYDQFVTMVAQGRHMTPEHVRALADGRPYTGRQALALGLVDQIGGEHEARLWLAKERHVAEDLPVRPLHEPDGLSRRWFGGWLGSLENFVESKLSQGVSIDGAWALWQPRL, encoded by the coding sequence ATGACATCTGACCTTGCTTCCCGCCCGCCCGTCCCCCCCGATCAGGACTGGCTGATAGACCGCCATCATCTGAAGCGGCGTTTGCTGCTGTGGAGGCTGGTGGCGATTGGCCTGCTGGTGCTGGGTGGTCTGGCGCTGGTGCGGGCATCCCATGTGGTGGCATCCGGGCCGCATCTCACCCGGATCAGGATCAGCGGGATTATCACCTATGACCGCCCCTTGCTGGAGGCGATCAGCCATGCGGCAGATGATTCCTCGGTGAAGGCGGTGCTGCTGGAGATCAACAGCCCTGGTGGCACTGTGGCAGGGGGTGAGGCCTTGCACGATGCGCTGGCACGGCTGGCAGCGCGCAAGCCGCTGGTGACGACCATGGAAAGTGTTGCGGCCTCGGCCGGTTATATGATCGCGGCACCATCGGCACGGATTTTCGCGCGGCAGGCGACCTTGACAGGTTCCATTGGTGTGCTGATGCAATCCGCCGAATTGTCCGGCCTGCTTGGAAAACTGGGGGTCGGGTCCAACACCATTGTCTCCGGCCCGATGAAAGATCAGCCGAGCCTGACCGCGCCGCTCTCCCCGGAAGGGAGGCAGATGCTTCAGGGGATCGTCAACGATATGTACGACCAGTTCGTCACCATGGTTGCTCAGGGGCGGCATATGACGCCGGAACATGTGCGCGCCTTGGCGGATGGGCGCCCTTACACCGGACGGCAGGCGCTGGCGCTCGGGCTGGTCGATCAGATCGGCGGCGAGCATGAGGCAAGGCTTTGGCTGGCGAAAGAACGCCATGTTGCGGAAGACCTGCCGGTCAGGCCGCTCCATGAGCCGGACGGTCTGAGTAGGCGCTGGTTCGGGGGCTGGCTGGGCAGTCTGGAAAATTTTGTAGAAAGCAAGTTATCTCAAGGTGTTAGCATTGACGGAGCCTGGGCGCTCTGGCAGCCTCGGCTTTAA
- a CDS encoding LapA family protein — protein MRLLIALPFLILLVLFTLSNTTTVHIGLWPTDYGADLPFSIAVLSAMAIAFIAGGLLTWFSALGQSRRARRAEAQVKALEEQLETLRETLRRQEAVLATPVTASAPLPAIQ, from the coding sequence ATGCGTCTGTTGATCGCCTTGCCGTTTCTGATCCTGCTGGTGCTGTTCACGCTCTCGAACACCACCACGGTTCATATTGGCTTATGGCCGACCGATTACGGGGCTGATCTGCCGTTTTCCATTGCTGTGCTCAGTGCGATGGCGATCGCTTTTATTGCCGGTGGCTTGCTGACCTGGTTCTCCGCACTGGGACAGAGTCGCCGTGCCCGCCGGGCGGAAGCTCAGGTCAAGGCGCTGGAGGAACAGCTTGAAACCCTGCGCGAGACCCTGCGCCGTCAGGAGGCCGTTCTCGCAACCCCTGTCACCGCCAGCGCCCCTTTGCCCGCCATTCAGTAA
- a CDS encoding integration host factor subunit beta, which yields MTKSELIASLKADNPHLTERDVETIVSTIFEEISNALARGARVELRGFGAFTIKRRDARVGRNPRTGETVSVDEKVVPFFKAGKELRERVNNGTRKNGGSADAVSGG from the coding sequence ATGACCAAATCGGAACTGATCGCGAGCCTGAAGGCCGATAATCCGCATCTGACGGAGCGCGATGTGGAAACCATCGTCTCCACGATTTTTGAAGAGATTTCCAATGCTCTTGCCCGTGGTGCGAGGGTGGAGCTGCGTGGCTTCGGCGCTTTTACCATCAAGCGACGGGATGCCCGGGTGGGGCGCAACCCGCGCACCGGAGAAACCGTTTCCGTCGATGAAAAGGTTGTCCCTTTCTTCAAGGCCGGAAAAGAACTGCGGGAGCGGGTGAATAACGGTACCCGCAAGAATGGCGGGTCTGCCGACGCCGTTTCCGGAGGCTGA